The Oreochromis niloticus isolate F11D_XX linkage group LG2, O_niloticus_UMD_NMBU, whole genome shotgun sequence genome includes a region encoding these proteins:
- the sil1 gene encoding nucleotide exchange factor SIL1 isoform X1 — MRVDGKAAEAFGCLRELSVPGSGQVKAAIASLLFHCCFNVAGTVTMKLIPFHTGGVSFILAVLLVLHYCHIASILGHKSGGDLIVVENTEHEAVNGEQEEVAVDDVEDDEGDLDVVQPSEQWQTLKPGQAVPQGSHVRLNLQTGEREVRLGEEQLKYWTEEHREEEELRSSFNPDELKRAMKKIKEDWKLASKDTEQKDSVASKFRTMEELKKDMAQLDLLLETDVQIMKRLLEQFNSSNSTTEQRLSILTELEYLVHQVDNAQTLCSMGGLQFILEGLNSSDFRLQESSAFVLGSALASNPAVQVEAVENGALQTLLTTLATAQQLRVKKKVLFAVASLLRHFPYAQRHFLTHGGLQVLSELFRTDDSGVLRTRIVTMLYDMITEKELIFQGGLDPVLDASHDERRRQYSKVSLQEELLEKGWCTLVPQLLESSENDYREKALQALLAMAPVCLDQYRSDGSLQASLHSLKQEYQEMIQSEIILGEENSYFEEIVELIDALQVKMK, encoded by the exons ATGAGAGTCGATGGAAAAGCAGCAGAAGCTTTCGGATGTCTGCGGGAACTGTCAGTGCCGGGCTCAGGACAGGTGAAGGCAGCAATAGCATCGCTTCTTTTTCACTGCTGCTTTAATGTCGCTGGGACTG TCACCATGAAGCTGATACCCTTTCATACTGGGGGAGTCTCCTTCATCCTGGCCGTCCTCTTGGTTCTGCATTACTGTCACATAGCCAGCATTCTTGGCCACAAG TCTGGAGGTGATTTAATTGTGGTGGAAAACACAGAACATGAGGCTGTAAATGGTGAACAGGAAGAGGTGGCAGTAGATGATGTGGAAGATGATGAAGGAGATTTAGACGTTGTCCAGCCCAGTGAGCAGTGGCAGACACTTAAACCAG GTCAGGCAGTGCCACAAGGTTCTCATGTGAGGCTGAATCTGCAAACGGGTGAGAGGGAGGTCAGGCTGGGAGAAGAGCAGCTGAAATACTGGACAGAGGAGCACAG GGAGGAAGAAGAGCTCCGGTCTTCTTTTAATCCCGATGAGCTGAAACGAGCCATGAAGAAGATAAAAGAGGACTGGAAGCTTGCAAGCAAGGACACAGAGCAGAAG GACTCTGTGGCTTCTAAGTTTCGCACAATGGAGGAGTTGAAGAAAGACATGGCTCAGCTGGACCTGCTGCTGGAGACGGATGTTCAG ATAATGAAGCGTCTGCTGGAGCAGTTCAACAGCAGCAACTCAACTACCGAACAAAGACTGAGCATCCTGACGGAGCTCGAATATCTGGTGCatcag GTGGATAATGCTCAGACTCTGTGCTCCATGGGGGGCCTCCAGTTCATTTTAGAAGGTCTGAACAGCTCTGACTTCAGATTACAGGAAAGCTCTGCCTTTGTCCTGGGCTCTGCATTAGCCAG TAATCCAGCAGTTCAAGTTGAAGCCGTGGAGAATGGCGCCCTGCAGACATTGTTAACCACGCTGGCCACTGCTCAGCAACTCAGAGTCAAAAAAAAG GTTCTGTTTGCAGTGGCTTCCCTCTTGCGTCACTTCCCCTATGCACAGCGTCACTTCCTGACACACGGGGGTCTGCAGGTCCTGTCAGAGCTGTTCAGGACTGACGACAGTGGAGTTCTGCGTACACGCATCGTCACCATGTTATACGATATGATTACTGAAAAG GAGCTGATCTTCCAGGGAGGTCTGGACCCAGTACTGGATGCGTCTCATGATGAGCGGCGGCGGCAGTACTCTAAAGTGTCTTTGCAGGAGGAGCTGTTGGAAAAGGGCTGGTGCACTCTGGTCCCACAGCTCCTGGAGTCTTCAGAGAATGACTACAGAGAGAAG GCTCTCCAGGCTTTGTTGGCAATGGCTCCAGTGTGTTTGGATCAGTACCGCTCAGACGGCTCTCTGCAGGCTTCTCTTCACTCTCTGAAGCAAGAGTACCAGGAAATGATCCAGTCAGAAATAATTCTAGGAGAGGAGAACAGCTACTTTGAGGAGATTGTAGAACTCATAGATGCACTGCAAGTCAAAATGAAATGA
- the sil1 gene encoding nucleotide exchange factor SIL1 isoform X2, producing MSAGTVSAGLRTVTMKLIPFHTGGVSFILAVLLVLHYCHIASILGHKSGGDLIVVENTEHEAVNGEQEEVAVDDVEDDEGDLDVVQPSEQWQTLKPGQAVPQGSHVRLNLQTGEREVRLGEEQLKYWTEEHREEEELRSSFNPDELKRAMKKIKEDWKLASKDTEQKDSVASKFRTMEELKKDMAQLDLLLETDVQIMKRLLEQFNSSNSTTEQRLSILTELEYLVHQVDNAQTLCSMGGLQFILEGLNSSDFRLQESSAFVLGSALASNPAVQVEAVENGALQTLLTTLATAQQLRVKKKVLFAVASLLRHFPYAQRHFLTHGGLQVLSELFRTDDSGVLRTRIVTMLYDMITEKELIFQGGLDPVLDASHDERRRQYSKVSLQEELLEKGWCTLVPQLLESSENDYREKALQALLAMAPVCLDQYRSDGSLQASLHSLKQEYQEMIQSEIILGEENSYFEEIVELIDALQVKMK from the exons ATGTCTGCGGGAACTGTCAGTGCCGGGCTCAGGACAG TCACCATGAAGCTGATACCCTTTCATACTGGGGGAGTCTCCTTCATCCTGGCCGTCCTCTTGGTTCTGCATTACTGTCACATAGCCAGCATTCTTGGCCACAAG TCTGGAGGTGATTTAATTGTGGTGGAAAACACAGAACATGAGGCTGTAAATGGTGAACAGGAAGAGGTGGCAGTAGATGATGTGGAAGATGATGAAGGAGATTTAGACGTTGTCCAGCCCAGTGAGCAGTGGCAGACACTTAAACCAG GTCAGGCAGTGCCACAAGGTTCTCATGTGAGGCTGAATCTGCAAACGGGTGAGAGGGAGGTCAGGCTGGGAGAAGAGCAGCTGAAATACTGGACAGAGGAGCACAG GGAGGAAGAAGAGCTCCGGTCTTCTTTTAATCCCGATGAGCTGAAACGAGCCATGAAGAAGATAAAAGAGGACTGGAAGCTTGCAAGCAAGGACACAGAGCAGAAG GACTCTGTGGCTTCTAAGTTTCGCACAATGGAGGAGTTGAAGAAAGACATGGCTCAGCTGGACCTGCTGCTGGAGACGGATGTTCAG ATAATGAAGCGTCTGCTGGAGCAGTTCAACAGCAGCAACTCAACTACCGAACAAAGACTGAGCATCCTGACGGAGCTCGAATATCTGGTGCatcag GTGGATAATGCTCAGACTCTGTGCTCCATGGGGGGCCTCCAGTTCATTTTAGAAGGTCTGAACAGCTCTGACTTCAGATTACAGGAAAGCTCTGCCTTTGTCCTGGGCTCTGCATTAGCCAG TAATCCAGCAGTTCAAGTTGAAGCCGTGGAGAATGGCGCCCTGCAGACATTGTTAACCACGCTGGCCACTGCTCAGCAACTCAGAGTCAAAAAAAAG GTTCTGTTTGCAGTGGCTTCCCTCTTGCGTCACTTCCCCTATGCACAGCGTCACTTCCTGACACACGGGGGTCTGCAGGTCCTGTCAGAGCTGTTCAGGACTGACGACAGTGGAGTTCTGCGTACACGCATCGTCACCATGTTATACGATATGATTACTGAAAAG GAGCTGATCTTCCAGGGAGGTCTGGACCCAGTACTGGATGCGTCTCATGATGAGCGGCGGCGGCAGTACTCTAAAGTGTCTTTGCAGGAGGAGCTGTTGGAAAAGGGCTGGTGCACTCTGGTCCCACAGCTCCTGGAGTCTTCAGAGAATGACTACAGAGAGAAG GCTCTCCAGGCTTTGTTGGCAATGGCTCCAGTGTGTTTGGATCAGTACCGCTCAGACGGCTCTCTGCAGGCTTCTCTTCACTCTCTGAAGCAAGAGTACCAGGAAATGATCCAGTCAGAAATAATTCTAGGAGAGGAGAACAGCTACTTTGAGGAGATTGTAGAACTCATAGATGCACTGCAAGTCAAAATGAAATGA